The following proteins are co-located in the Telopea speciosissima isolate NSW1024214 ecotype Mountain lineage chromosome 9, Tspe_v1, whole genome shotgun sequence genome:
- the LOC122639413 gene encoding indole-3-acetic acid-amido synthetase GH3.6-like encodes MPEAPQNISPVVIDGSLSEKNKKALQFIEDVTTNADQVQHRVLAEILSRSSHVEYLQRHGLNGRTDPESFKKLLPVVTYEDLQPDINRIANGDSSPILCVKPVSEFLTSSGTSGGERKLMPTIEEELERRSLLYSLLMPVMDQFVPGLEHGKGMYFLFIKSEAKTPCGLVARPVLTSYYKSSHFKDRRPYDPYINYTSPNETILCPDSYQSMYSQLLCGLCQHKEVLRVGAVFASGFIRAIRFLEKHWTLLCNDIRIGTLNPQITDPSVRNAVSKILKPDPKLADFIETECSRETWQGIITRLWPNTKYIDVIVTGTMSQYIPTLDYYSNDLPLVCTMYASSECYFGLNLRPLCKPSEVSYTLLPTMAYFEFLPVHKNNGVPNSISLPTSLNDKEQQELVDLVDVKLGQEYELIVTTYAGLYRYRVGDVLRVAGFKNKAPQFNFVCRKNVVLSIDSDKTDEVELQNAIKNAINHLVPFDASLVEYSSYADTSTIPGHYILYWELRLGGSTPVPPSVFEDCCLTVEESLNSVYRQGRVSDKSIGPLEIKIVEAGTFDKLMDYALSMGASINQYKTPRCVKFAPIVELLNSRVLSTYISPKCPKWVPGHKQWSTQN; translated from the exons ATGCCGGAAGCCCCCCAAAACATATCCCCGGTCGTTATTGATGGTAGTCTTTcagaaaagaacaagaaagcaCTTCAGTTCATAGAAGATGTCACCACTAACGCTGACCAAGTTCAGCACCGGGTCCTCGCTGAAATCCTCTCTCGCAGCTCCCATGTCGAGTACTTACAGCGTCACGGACTTAATGGACGCACAGACCCAGAGAGCTTCAAGAAGCTCTTGCCCGTCGTTACTTACGAGGATCTCCAGCCCGACATCAACCGCATCGCCAATGGTGATTCTTCCCCGATTTTATGCGTCAAACCAGTTTCTGAGTTCTTGACTAG CTCTGGAACATCAGGAGGGGAGAGGAAACTGATGCCCACAATTGAAGAGGAGCTGGAGAGGAGATCCTTGTTGTACAGCCTTCTGATGCCGGTGATGGACCAGTTCGTTCCTGGCTTGGAACATGGCAAAGGAATGTACTTCTTGTTCATCAAATCGGAGGCCAAGACACCCTGTGGGCTCGTCGCTCGTCCCGTACTTACCAGTTACTACAAGAGCTCACATTTCAAAGATAGGAGACCCTACGATCCTTACATCAACTACACCAGCCCCAATGAGACAATCCTCTGTCCTGATTCTTACCAGAGCATGTACTCCCAGCTGCTCTGCGGCCTCTGTCAACACAAGGAAGTTCTTCGAGTAGGAGCAGTTTTCGCTTCGGGCTTCATTCGAGCCATCCGGTTCTTAGAGAAGCACTGGACCCTTCTCTGTAACGATATCCGAATTGGGACCTTGAATCCCCAAATTACTGACCCATCTGTAAGAAACGCCGTCTCCAAGATTCTCAAACCCGACCCCAAGCTTGCCGATTTCATCGAGACTGAATGCAGCAGGGAGACATGGCAGGGGATCATCACAAGGCTATGGCCCAACACCAAGTACATCGATGTTATAGTCACTGGGACCATGTCTCAGTACATCCCCACCCTCGATTACTACAGCAACGATCTCCCTCTCGTGTGTACCATGTATGCATCTTCCGAGTGTTACTTCGGCCTCAATCTCAGGCCTCTCTGCAAACCCAGCGAAGTCTCATACACTCTCCTTCCCACCATGGCCTACTTCGAATTCCTCCCTGTCCACAAGAACAATGGGGTCCCCAATTCCATCTCCCTACCCACATCCCTCAACGACAAGGAGCAGCAGGAGTTGGTGGATCTCGTTGACGTCAAGCTTGGCCAAGAATACGAGCTCATTGTCACCACTTACGCCG GGTTGTACCGGTACAGAGTTGGGGATGTGCTTCGAGTGGCGGGATTCAAGAACAAGGCACCCCAATTCAATTTCGTGTGCCGCAAGAACGTCGTTCTGAGCATAGATTCCGATAAGACCGACGAGGTGGAGTTGCAGAACGCGATCAAGAATGCCATCAACCATCTGGTTCCCTTCGATGCCTCTCTGGTCGAATACTCAAGTTATGCCGACACATCCACCATTCCAGGGCATTACATTCTATACTGGGAGCTTCGGCTTGGTGGGTCGACCCCTGTTCCGCCTTCTGTCTTCGAGGATTGCTGCCTCACGGTGGAAGAGTCGCTCAACAGTGTCTACCGCCAGGGCCGAGTCTCAGACAAGTCGATTGGGCCCCTTGAGATAAAGATAGTCGAAGCAGGGACCTTCGACAAACTCATGGACTATGCTCTTAGCATGGGTGCTTCCATTAACCAGTACAAAACACCTAGATGCGTGAAATTTGCGCCCATCGTCGAGCTCCTCAACTCCAGAGTTCTCTCCACCTACATCAGTCCCAAATGCCCGAAATGGGTTCCAGGCCACAAGCAATGGTCGACGCAGAACTGA